One segment of Radiobacillus kanasensis DNA contains the following:
- a CDS encoding VOC family protein, whose protein sequence is MALPIHTSVNNVFIHVKDLKKAAEWYSTLLGLSFNPNQIESPVYNIPVPGKTGLTLDDHSFDPSFTFTRTNAVLFNFYAEDIDEAYNYVLSKNGKIVREIERIGSFAYFNFEDLDGNVLMICNN, encoded by the coding sequence ATGGCACTACCAATCCATACTTCTGTTAACAATGTTTTTATTCACGTAAAGGATTTGAAAAAGGCTGCGGAATGGTACTCCACTCTATTAGGTCTATCATTCAATCCAAACCAAATTGAGTCACCAGTTTATAACATTCCCGTACCAGGAAAAACGGGACTAACCTTAGATGACCACTCTTTTGATCCATCCTTCACATTTACTAGAACTAATGCTGTGCTTTTTAACTTCTATGCGGAAGATATTGACGAAGCTTACAACTATGTTCTTAGTAAGAATGGGAAGATCGTGCGAGAAATCGAAAGAATTGGGAGCTTTGCTTACTTCAATTTTGAAGATCTAGATGGAAATGTATTGATGATCTGCAATAACTAG
- the nirB gene encoding nitrite reductase large subunit NirB, whose protein sequence is MPKQKIVLIGNGMAGMRAIEEIKKLRPDDFDITVFGTEPYPNYNRIQLSKVLQGDTEVKDITLNEWSWYEENDILLYPGETVVKVDKKSQVVFTDKGREANYDYLILATGSNPFMLPLPGVDKEGVTAFRDIKDCEKMIEYSKKYKKAAVIGGGLLGLEAARGLLNLGMEVDVIHIADYLMERQLDREAGHMLQTELEKQGMNFLLEKQTVEIIGRNRVTGLRFSNGDRIKADLVVMAVGIKPNVSLALETDLEVNRGIVVNDFMETDTPNIFAVGECAEHNQMVYGLVAPLYEQGKALAKRICKLEDKGYKGSILSTQLKVSGVDVFSSGNIKEYDSMKTIKLKDDWRGTYKKITIENDHITGAVLFGDTREGNKLLSFIKKGVQIEEYLALGEQTESNESLVAEMPDDELICGCNGVTKGTIVQAIQTQGLSSVEQVKGCTNASRSCGTCKSLVSELLEYTLGDEYSETQQETICGCTTLSKDEVIAEIKEKGLTHTREVMNVLGWSTEEGCSKCRPALNYYLGMINPIDYKDERESRFVNERLHANIQNNGTYSVVPRMYGGVTNSEDLRKIADVADKYEVGMIKLTGGQRIDLLGVQKEDLPKIWADLGMASGHAYAKSVRTVKTCVGADFCRFGTQDSVGMGIQIERKFEGLNTPHKVKMGVSACPRNCAEGGVKDVGVVGLDGVWEIYVGGNGGVELRKAELLVKVKTQEEVLEYIGAFLQDYRENAKYLERTSAYVERVGINHIQEVLEDKQKRDALNQSMEIALSAVQEPWSEAIRNGTLLRDLYEKVKVSE, encoded by the coding sequence ATGCCGAAACAAAAGATTGTGCTAATCGGAAATGGAATGGCTGGGATGAGAGCAATTGAAGAAATCAAAAAGCTAAGACCGGATGATTTTGACATTACCGTTTTTGGGACAGAGCCTTACCCAAACTACAATCGAATTCAGTTATCAAAAGTGTTGCAAGGAGATACCGAAGTAAAAGACATCACCTTAAACGAGTGGAGCTGGTATGAGGAAAACGATATTCTTCTCTATCCTGGTGAAACGGTAGTCAAAGTGGATAAAAAATCTCAGGTTGTATTCACAGATAAAGGTCGTGAAGCTAACTACGACTATTTAATCCTTGCAACAGGTTCTAATCCATTTATGCTTCCTTTACCAGGTGTAGACAAAGAGGGAGTGACGGCATTTCGCGATATTAAGGATTGCGAAAAAATGATTGAATACTCCAAGAAATATAAAAAGGCGGCAGTTATTGGTGGTGGATTGCTAGGGCTTGAAGCTGCAAGAGGATTGTTAAATCTCGGGATGGAAGTCGATGTTATTCATATTGCTGATTATTTAATGGAACGACAGTTAGACAGAGAAGCTGGACATATGCTTCAAACCGAGCTTGAGAAGCAAGGTATGAACTTTTTACTTGAAAAACAAACTGTAGAAATTATAGGGCGAAATCGTGTTACGGGGCTAAGGTTCAGTAATGGCGATCGTATAAAGGCGGACCTAGTCGTCATGGCGGTTGGAATCAAACCAAATGTCTCTCTCGCATTGGAAACAGATCTTGAGGTAAATCGAGGAATTGTAGTCAATGACTTTATGGAAACAGACACGCCTAATATTTTTGCCGTAGGAGAATGTGCAGAACATAACCAAATGGTTTACGGGTTAGTGGCACCTTTATACGAACAAGGAAAAGCACTGGCTAAGCGAATTTGTAAGCTGGAAGATAAGGGGTACAAAGGTTCCATATTATCTACCCAATTAAAGGTTTCTGGTGTGGATGTATTTTCTTCTGGAAACATCAAGGAATATGATTCCATGAAAACCATTAAGCTTAAGGATGATTGGAGAGGAACCTACAAAAAAATTACGATTGAGAACGATCATATTACAGGTGCTGTTCTATTTGGTGATACGAGAGAGGGGAACAAGCTTCTAAGTTTTATTAAAAAGGGTGTCCAAATAGAAGAATATTTAGCCTTAGGGGAACAAACAGAATCCAATGAGAGCCTAGTAGCTGAAATGCCGGACGATGAATTAATTTGTGGCTGTAATGGAGTTACAAAAGGAACGATTGTTCAGGCAATCCAAACGCAAGGACTCTCTTCTGTGGAACAAGTAAAAGGCTGTACAAATGCTTCCAGGTCTTGCGGTACCTGTAAATCGTTAGTAAGTGAATTACTGGAGTACACGCTAGGGGATGAATATAGCGAAACCCAACAAGAAACGATTTGTGGATGTACGACACTCTCGAAGGATGAAGTCATTGCCGAGATTAAGGAGAAGGGTCTTACCCATACGAGAGAAGTAATGAATGTTTTGGGATGGAGTACAGAAGAAGGGTGCTCCAAATGCCGGCCTGCTTTGAATTATTACTTAGGAATGATAAACCCAATAGATTATAAGGATGAACGGGAGTCTAGATTTGTTAATGAACGTCTTCACGCCAATATTCAAAACAACGGAACGTATTCGGTAGTTCCAAGAATGTATGGTGGGGTCACAAATTCGGAGGATCTTCGGAAGATTGCCGATGTAGCCGACAAGTATGAAGTTGGCATGATTAAACTGACAGGTGGTCAAAGAATTGACCTTTTAGGCGTACAAAAAGAAGATTTGCCAAAGATTTGGGCGGATTTAGGAATGGCCTCAGGACATGCCTATGCCAAGTCTGTTCGAACGGTAAAAACATGCGTCGGTGCAGACTTCTGTAGATTTGGTACCCAAGATTCAGTTGGGATGGGGATTCAGATAGAAAGGAAATTTGAAGGATTGAATACACCACATAAAGTGAAAATGGGCGTTTCCGCATGTCCTAGAAACTGTGCAGAAGGCGGTGTGAAGGATGTTGGAGTGGTCGGGCTGGATGGAGTATGGGAAATTTATGTTGGTGGAAATGGCGGTGTAGAACTAAGAAAAGCGGAATTGTTAGTGAAGGTCAAAACTCAAGAAGAAGTTCTAGAGTACATTGGAGCCTTCTTACAGGATTACCGCGAAAACGCTAAATATTTAGAACGAACCTCTGCCTATGTAGAACGAGTCGGTATTAACCATATTCAAGAAGTATTGGAGGATAAACAAAAAAGGGATGCATTAAATCAGAGTATGGAGATTGCTTTATCTGCTGTACAGGAACCTTGGAGTGAAGCCATCCGAAATGGAACATTGCTCCGTGATTTATATGAAAAAGTGAAGGTGTCTGAATAA
- a CDS encoding alpha/beta fold hydrolase has protein sequence MKYETDYQLIVNESTVLSIIKAFYRESFSSTYSYIKVPLLLVHATEPEELQEARKRGIQKLNEEIEDVTIRELPDTNHMLQWDKPKEVGEVIRNWLNQKQRI, from the coding sequence ATGAAGTATGAGACGGATTATCAACTTATAGTCAATGAGTCTACGGTCCTATCCATCATAAAAGCATTCTACAGGGAGTCGTTTTCTAGTACCTACTCCTATATAAAAGTTCCCTTATTACTAGTGCATGCCACAGAACCAGAAGAATTACAAGAAGCTAGAAAAAGAGGTATTCAAAAGCTAAACGAAGAAATAGAGGACGTTACGATTAGAGAGCTCCCTGACACTAACCATATGCTTCAATGGGATAAACCGAAAGAGGTTGGCGAAGTTATTCGGAACTGGCTCAATCAAAAACAACGTATATAG
- a CDS encoding BCCT family transporter: MRSVTLVFWFALALCGVIVLWGAIAPEHLQTVTAEFTGYISNLFGWYYLLIVMALLVFCVFLMVSRFGKIKLGKPDDKPDFNLPTWFAMLFSAGMGMGLVFWTTAEPISHAFKSPPGAEMGSNQAIREAMQYSFFHWGIHPWAVYGVVALVLAYFKFYKGYPGLISATLVPLFGEKRMAGTLGKLIDTLAVFATVVGVASTLGFGSAQINGGLSFLFNTPNNFGMQLVILAVSTFLFILSAWSGVGKGIKYLSNANMGLGFLLLILLFIVGPTLYILNMFTATLGNYITNFFEMSLRISPLNQEGRTWIDNWTIFYWAWWISWAPFVGVFIARISKGRTVKEFMLGVLFVPALVCFVFFAVFGVSALNIEQNGIDAISGYSLETTTFAVLQHYPLGDIMSFIMIFVIAIFFITSADSATFVLGMLTTNGDINPSNSVKITWGLAMSAMAAIIVYFGGTQGLQNMLIIAALPFSIVMLLMGASFYKAAKKEIVKPKKKEEKSKKKRKEKEHVPVDQY, encoded by the coding sequence GTGAGAAGTGTAACTTTAGTTTTTTGGTTCGCGCTAGCTTTATGCGGAGTCATAGTATTATGGGGAGCAATTGCCCCTGAACATTTACAAACTGTTACAGCTGAGTTTACTGGTTATATTTCCAATTTGTTTGGTTGGTACTATTTATTAATAGTTATGGCATTGTTAGTATTTTGTGTCTTTCTTATGGTGTCTCGATTCGGAAAAATAAAATTAGGTAAGCCAGATGATAAGCCTGATTTTAATTTACCGACATGGTTTGCCATGCTGTTTAGTGCTGGTATGGGAATGGGCTTGGTTTTTTGGACAACTGCTGAGCCTATATCACATGCTTTTAAAAGTCCTCCAGGTGCAGAAATGGGATCGAATCAAGCTATAAGAGAAGCGATGCAATACTCTTTTTTCCACTGGGGGATTCACCCTTGGGCGGTTTATGGTGTTGTTGCTCTTGTTCTAGCGTATTTTAAGTTTTATAAGGGGTATCCAGGTCTGATCAGTGCCACACTTGTTCCGTTATTTGGGGAGAAAAGGATGGCAGGAACGCTTGGTAAACTCATTGATACGTTAGCTGTATTTGCAACTGTAGTTGGAGTGGCATCCACACTCGGATTTGGTTCGGCCCAAATCAACGGTGGTTTGTCTTTCCTATTTAACACGCCAAATAACTTTGGTATGCAACTGGTCATCTTGGCAGTATCCACATTTCTTTTTATTTTATCTGCATGGTCAGGTGTCGGAAAAGGAATAAAATATTTAAGTAATGCCAACATGGGCTTAGGATTTCTATTGTTGATTTTATTGTTTATCGTAGGTCCTACGCTGTACATCTTGAACATGTTTACGGCAACACTTGGAAACTATATTACGAACTTCTTCGAAATGAGTCTTCGAATTTCTCCTCTGAATCAAGAGGGGAGAACTTGGATTGATAACTGGACAATTTTCTACTGGGCATGGTGGATTTCTTGGGCGCCATTTGTTGGAGTATTCATTGCTAGGATCTCGAAAGGACGTACGGTAAAAGAGTTTATGCTAGGAGTATTATTCGTACCAGCATTAGTCTGCTTTGTTTTCTTCGCAGTCTTTGGAGTTTCGGCATTAAATATTGAACAAAACGGCATCGATGCAATCTCTGGATATTCTCTTGAAACCACCACATTCGCTGTACTTCAGCACTATCCATTAGGGGATATTATGTCGTTTATTATGATTTTCGTCATTGCGATTTTCTTCATTACATCTGCAGATTCGGCGACCTTTGTGCTAGGAATGCTGACAACAAACGGGGATATCAACCCATCAAATTCCGTGAAAATAACCTGGGGACTTGCCATGTCTGCTATGGCTGCTATCATCGTTTACTTTGGTGGAACACAAGGTTTACAAAACATGCTCATTATTGCAGCACTTCCATTTTCTATTGTGATGTTGTTAATGGGAGCATCCTTTTACAAGGCAGCCAAAAAAGAAATCGTAAAACCGAAGAAAAAAGAAGAGAAGAGCAAGAAAAAAAGAAAAGAGAAAGAACATGTGCCAGTCGACCAGTATTAA
- a CDS encoding GNAT family N-acetyltransferase produces the protein MKYSIRAEKQEDFLLIRELHKLAFQNEGNEANLVEAIRESSYFVPGLSIVATLQSGEIIGHILFSNIILETERGAKQTLGLAPMAVHPNYQRKGVGSELVRSGLDLCKEKGFEHVFVLGHPQFYSKFGFIPASKFDIEAPFSVPDEVFTAVELRKGSLKGMEGEIKYPPAFRTVS, from the coding sequence ATGAAATATTCTATTAGAGCGGAAAAACAAGAGGACTTTCTTCTTATCCGAGAGCTTCATAAACTGGCGTTTCAAAACGAAGGGAATGAGGCAAATTTAGTGGAAGCGATACGGGAATCTAGCTACTTTGTTCCGGGGCTTTCTATCGTAGCGACACTACAATCTGGAGAAATAATCGGTCATATTCTTTTCAGTAATATTATATTAGAGACAGAACGAGGCGCAAAACAAACTTTAGGCTTGGCTCCTATGGCTGTTCACCCAAACTATCAACGAAAAGGGGTTGGATCTGAACTTGTTCGAAGTGGCCTTGACCTATGTAAGGAAAAAGGCTTTGAACATGTTTTTGTTCTCGGACATCCTCAGTTTTATTCGAAGTTTGGCTTTATTCCCGCTTCTAAATTTGACATTGAAGCTCCCTTCTCTGTTCCAGATGAGGTATTTACGGCCGTCGAATTAAGAAAAGGCTCTTTAAAAGGAATGGAAGGGGAAATCAAATACCCTCCAGCATTTCGTACGGTTTCCTAG
- the nirD gene encoding nitrite reductase small subunit NirD codes for MEQTLRRVLIGNKSDLPERLGKTVTIGTYELAIFKLASGEVRAIENRCPHKGGVLADGMVSGEYVFCPLHDWKISIVDGQVQKPDDGCVPSYKIEVKNDLVYVLLPE; via the coding sequence TTGGAACAAACGTTAAGACGAGTCCTAATAGGAAATAAATCGGATTTACCTGAGCGATTAGGAAAAACCGTAACAATAGGAACCTATGAATTGGCTATCTTTAAGCTGGCGAGTGGGGAAGTTCGTGCAATTGAAAATCGCTGTCCCCATAAAGGTGGAGTTTTGGCAGACGGTATGGTAAGTGGGGAGTACGTATTTTGTCCACTGCATGACTGGAAGATTAGTATCGTGGATGGTCAAGTGCAAAAGCCGGATGATGGCTGTGTACCTTCTTACAAGATAGAAGTAAAAAATGATTTAGTCTATGTTCTATTGCCAGAATAG
- a CDS encoding alpha/beta fold hydrolase, with translation MKTSRVTIDGYRVGYIEGGLATNPTLVLLHGLAGSSTYSFAELMEELKEKYFVIAIDQPGHGKSDPFDTERAYLFSNLANWYEQVFSKLKLDSFYLIGHSWGADVALHYTKLYPQRVNGIILLDGAFTFPEFQEEMTFDYAYQGWKEYMQNASYESWNYVIDEYKTYITNWNPVKEQSVKLVDIIDVNAGEGNEKVLRIKLSAADLNADGTLKGRAYSIRLLAGAVTDAHTFSQWGEVLGSGIIATAILDRLLYHSRVFSVDRTSYRMKNKAAE, from the coding sequence ATGAAGACTTCACGGGTTACAATAGATGGTTACCGAGTTGGCTACATAGAAGGAGGTCTTGCGACAAATCCGACATTAGTCTTGTTGCATGGCCTGGCGGGAAGCAGCACCTATAGTTTTGCTGAGCTCATGGAAGAATTAAAGGAGAAATACTTTGTGATTGCAATAGATCAGCCTGGTCATGGCAAAAGTGATCCCTTCGATACGGAAAGGGCATACCTTTTTTCCAACTTAGCAAACTGGTATGAACAAGTATTCTCGAAGTTAAAGCTCGACTCTTTTTATCTGATCGGACATTCATGGGGAGCCGATGTTGCTCTTCATTATACGAAGCTTTACCCTCAGAGAGTAAATGGAATTATATTACTAGATGGAGCTTTTACTTTTCCGGAATTTCAAGAGGAAATGACGTTTGATTATGCATATCAAGGTTGGAAAGAATATATGCAAAACGCAAGCTATGAAAGCTGGAATTATGTCATCGACGAATATAAGACATACATAACAAATTGGAATCCAGTAAAAGAACAGTCTGTGAAATTAGTAGATATAATTGATGTCAATGCAGGTGAAGGCAATGAGAAGGTTCTAAGAATTAAACTTTCTGCTGCTGATTTAAATGCAGATGGAACACTTAAAGGTAGAGCTTACTCGATTAGATTACTTGCAGGTGCAGTTACTGATGCTCATACATTTAGTCAATGGGGAGAAGTATTAGGAAGCGGGATTATTGCGACAGCAATATTGGATCGGTTGCTATATCATTCCAGGGTGTTTTCAGTTGACAGGACAAGTTATCGAATGAAAAACAAAGCTGCCGAATAA
- a CDS encoding formate/nitrite transporter family protein: MSFVKPDQVVQDMVKAGESKAKLPIRDLLIRGGLAGALLGFGTTLAFTAETQSGLGILGAMLFPACFVLVILLGLELVTGSFALIPVAVLEKKATVKEMCLNWFWVIIGHLIGAVFYALLYTVAISQFGNVLDAPVATKIMAVAEAKTLHYESLGSTGLLVVFVKAILCNWMVTLGAVVAFTSTTTIGKIAAMWLPILIFFAQGFEHAVVNMFVIPAGMMLGADITISQWWLWNQLPVLLGNLVSGFLFTGLALYMTHSQRNKVSVLELQKTNRPMTGTQRG, translated from the coding sequence ATGTCATTTGTGAAGCCAGATCAAGTAGTTCAGGATATGGTGAAAGCAGGGGAATCAAAAGCAAAACTTCCCATACGAGATTTACTTATTAGAGGGGGATTAGCTGGAGCCTTGTTGGGCTTTGGTACCACGCTAGCCTTTACGGCGGAAACGCAGTCAGGGCTTGGTATTCTAGGAGCAATGCTCTTTCCTGCATGCTTTGTCCTCGTCATTCTTCTAGGGCTAGAGCTAGTAACAGGTAGTTTTGCACTAATTCCTGTAGCTGTCTTAGAAAAGAAGGCAACTGTAAAAGAGATGTGTTTGAATTGGTTTTGGGTCATTATTGGGCATCTAATCGGGGCGGTTTTTTACGCGCTTCTGTACACAGTTGCCATTTCACAGTTTGGTAATGTATTGGATGCCCCAGTCGCAACGAAAATAATGGCGGTGGCGGAAGCCAAGACCTTACATTATGAAAGCCTAGGAAGTACTGGTCTTTTGGTTGTGTTTGTGAAAGCAATCCTTTGCAATTGGATGGTTACCTTAGGTGCAGTCGTTGCCTTCACATCCACCACTACGATTGGGAAAATCGCTGCCATGTGGTTACCTATCCTTATATTTTTTGCTCAAGGGTTTGAGCATGCTGTTGTGAACATGTTTGTTATACCTGCAGGAATGATGTTGGGTGCGGACATAACGATTTCCCAATGGTGGCTCTGGAACCAACTTCCTGTTTTATTAGGTAACCTAGTAAGTGGATTTTTATTTACTGGCTTAGCCTTATATATGACTCATTCACAACGAAACAAAGTAAGTGTATTAGAACTTCAAAAAACGAATCGCCCCATGACAGGAACACAACGGGGCTAG
- a CDS encoding FtsW/RodA/SpoVE family cell cycle protein: protein MKDNNDNQYFFLMDLILLLIMFMTISFVSIYNAQQIEQYGENFVLKQAFWFSLGIIIIVLVQFLDMESLYISSFFCYLGGIALLFILIISPETIAPEINNTHSWFRFGGITLQPSELVKITTIMYLASTIAKSRDKLEKNTREHYKLFLKLLIIGLLPVLLIILQPDFGTSMVFLVITGGMIFLSGINWKIIFTVILLIITFFCTAGLMFVKFPDLTQSLFHLAPYQMDRIETWLNFSDDSSNQDYHFKRSILAIGSGQLTGKGLSNSEVYIPEAQTDFIFSIIGESFGFLGCSIVVVLYFLLIYKLVTISLQSYEDNTFGCFLCIGYLFLIFIHTFQNIGMTIGIMPITGIPLLLISYGGSSILASMTGFALIYKVNSELIRNKKLFFK, encoded by the coding sequence ATGAAGGATAATAACGATAATCAATATTTTTTCCTAATGGATTTAATTTTATTGTTAATTATGTTTATGACAATAAGTTTTGTATCTATTTATAATGCCCAACAAATAGAACAGTACGGTGAAAATTTCGTTTTGAAGCAAGCATTTTGGTTTTCTTTAGGTATAATTATCATTGTCCTTGTCCAATTTTTAGATATGGAAAGTTTATATATATCTAGCTTTTTTTGTTATTTAGGGGGAATTGCACTTTTATTTATTTTAATTATAAGCCCCGAAACTATAGCGCCTGAGATAAATAATACACATAGCTGGTTTAGATTTGGAGGAATTACTCTTCAACCATCAGAATTAGTTAAAATAACCACCATTATGTATTTAGCGTCAACTATTGCAAAATCAAGGGACAAACTGGAAAAAAATACACGAGAACACTATAAGCTCTTTCTTAAATTACTTATCATTGGTTTATTACCAGTTCTTCTAATAATCCTACAACCTGATTTTGGGACATCTATGGTTTTTTTAGTAATAACAGGAGGAATGATATTTTTATCAGGTATAAACTGGAAGATAATATTCACAGTAATTCTTCTAATAATTACTTTTTTTTGTACTGCTGGTCTCATGTTCGTCAAATTTCCTGATCTTACACAATCATTATTTCATTTAGCACCATATCAAATGGATAGAATAGAGACATGGCTCAATTTCTCAGACGACTCTTCGAATCAGGACTATCATTTTAAAAGGTCTATTTTGGCAATCGGATCAGGACAGTTAACAGGAAAAGGACTTAGCAATTCAGAAGTCTATATCCCTGAAGCTCAAACAGATTTTATATTCTCTATAATTGGTGAGAGTTTCGGATTTTTGGGTTGTTCAATTGTTGTTGTATTGTATTTCCTTTTAATTTATAAGCTTGTCACTATTAGTTTACAAAGTTATGAAGATAATACTTTTGGATGCTTTTTGTGTATAGGATATTTATTTTTGATATTTATTCATACATTTCAAAATATTGGAATGACAATAGGTATAATGCCTATTACCGGAATTCCTTTATTATTAATAAGTTACGGAGGGAGTTCAATACTGGCTTCTATGACGGGTTTTGCGCTCATTTATAAAGTAAATAGTGAACTAATCAGAAATAAAAAACTTTTTTTTAAATGA
- a CDS encoding MFS transporter — protein MTDQASTQVDIKKEKIWTKDFALIVMANFFIFLGFQMTLPTLPLFVQHLGGSDELIGLIVGVFTFSALIFRPYAGHSLESKGRQFVYMFGLAIFVLSVGSFAFIASIGILLAMRVVQGIGWGFSTTATGTIATDLIPPKRRGEGMGYFGLSGNIALAFGPALGLFLVEKITFMQLFLICAAMGLIALLLSSFIKYKKVEKSEHKSVAMKFDIFEKTAIEPSILLFFITVTFGGIASFLPLYTAEEGVEGIEIYFLVYAAFLMLSRTFAGQIYDKKGHIVVFLPGTFMILIAMILLVWLPNSLVLFIAAGLYGMGFGTVQPALQAWAVDKASANRKGMANATFFSFFDLGVGIGAMSFGVIAHSFGYSVIYITSGVSVLLSMLIYLGLLMKSRKVA, from the coding sequence ATGACTGATCAAGCAAGTACACAGGTTGACATAAAAAAAGAGAAAATCTGGACAAAAGACTTTGCCCTAATTGTGATGGCAAATTTTTTTATTTTTCTAGGTTTTCAAATGACACTACCTACTCTGCCCCTTTTTGTGCAACATCTTGGTGGTAGTGATGAACTAATTGGATTAATCGTAGGGGTTTTTACCTTTTCTGCTCTTATATTTCGCCCATATGCTGGACATTCCCTCGAATCAAAAGGCAGACAATTCGTCTATATGTTCGGGCTAGCGATTTTCGTGCTCTCTGTTGGTTCCTTTGCTTTTATTGCCAGTATAGGAATTTTATTAGCCATGAGGGTCGTTCAAGGGATTGGTTGGGGATTTTCCACAACGGCAACCGGGACAATCGCAACAGACCTTATCCCACCAAAACGCCGTGGAGAAGGGATGGGTTATTTCGGTCTATCCGGTAATATCGCTTTAGCTTTCGGTCCAGCATTAGGATTATTTTTAGTAGAAAAAATTACGTTCATGCAGTTGTTTTTAATTTGTGCAGCTATGGGATTAATCGCACTTCTATTGTCTTCTTTTATTAAATATAAAAAAGTTGAGAAGTCCGAACACAAATCCGTTGCCATGAAATTTGATATATTTGAAAAAACGGCTATTGAACCATCCATCCTATTGTTTTTTATTACTGTTACATTCGGTGGAATTGCATCCTTCTTACCACTTTACACAGCTGAAGAGGGTGTGGAAGGCATTGAAATCTATTTCCTAGTTTATGCAGCATTTTTAATGCTTTCGCGCACTTTCGCTGGACAAATTTATGATAAGAAGGGCCATATCGTAGTCTTTTTACCAGGTACGTTTATGATATTAATCGCTATGATCCTTTTAGTATGGTTGCCTAATTCCTTAGTTCTGTTTATTGCCGCAGGACTGTATGGAATGGGATTTGGAACCGTTCAACCTGCTCTTCAAGCATGGGCGGTTGATAAAGCATCTGCTAACCGAAAAGGAATGGCAAACGCGACTTTCTTCTCTTTCTTTGATTTGGGGGTCGGGATTGGAGCGATGTCATTTGGGGTTATTGCGCATTCCTTTGGATATAGCGTTATTTATATAACTTCAGGAGTGTCCGTCTTACTATCTATGTTGATTTATCTAGGGTTGTTAATGAAGAGTAGAAAAGTGGCTTAA
- the cobA gene encoding uroporphyrinogen-III C-methyltransferase, which translates to MGKAYLVGAGPGDPDLITVKALKCIQQADIILYDRLVNLELLKEAKSTCQLIFCGKLPKFHKMKQETINHLLVKYTAEGKNVVRLKGGDPFVYGRGAEEVEALVQNGLKYQVIPGITAGIAAPAYADIPITHRELGSSFAVLTGHCKKGKPEDIKWKSLAEAVDTIAIYMGISNLPHICEQLLRIGKLQDTPVAVIQEGTTVEQRVVTGTLGTIVGIVKAEEIRNPAMIIIGEVVRFREKLQLLKEYGKRNQPLTYEIMEVGG; encoded by the coding sequence ATGGGGAAAGCTTATTTAGTAGGTGCAGGTCCCGGTGATCCTGACCTCATTACTGTGAAGGCTCTGAAATGTATTCAACAAGCCGATATTATTTTATACGATCGTCTCGTAAATCTAGAGTTGCTGAAAGAAGCAAAGTCAACTTGCCAACTTATATTTTGTGGTAAATTACCGAAATTCCATAAGATGAAACAGGAAACGATCAATCATTTACTAGTTAAATATACAGCAGAAGGAAAAAACGTAGTTCGGTTAAAAGGTGGCGATCCGTTTGTGTATGGTCGTGGTGCAGAGGAAGTGGAAGCTCTTGTACAGAATGGTCTGAAGTATCAAGTTATTCCTGGAATAACGGCTGGGATTGCAGCACCTGCCTATGCCGATATTCCGATAACCCATCGTGAGTTGGGAAGTTCTTTTGCTGTCCTAACTGGACATTGTAAAAAAGGAAAGCCTGAAGATATAAAGTGGAAAAGCTTAGCAGAAGCTGTGGACACCATAGCGATATATATGGGGATCTCCAATCTACCTCATATTTGCGAACAACTCCTCAGAATTGGCAAGTTACAGGATACGCCTGTTGCTGTTATACAAGAAGGAACAACAGTAGAACAAAGGGTTGTAACCGGTACGCTTGGAACCATTGTTGGAATTGTAAAGGCAGAGGAGATTCGGAATCCAGCGATGATCATCATTGGGGAGGTCGTTCGATTTAGAGAAAAGCTACAACTGTTAAAGGAATATGGGAAGCGGAACCAACCATTAACCTATGAAATAATGGAAGTAGGCGGATAA